One window from the genome of Amaranthus tricolor cultivar Red isolate AtriRed21 chromosome 9, ASM2621246v1, whole genome shotgun sequence encodes:
- the LOC130823325 gene encoding uncharacterized protein LOC130823325, which produces MSLPFGKFPFKHLGVPLNSKSLAVIDCEKLMDKMTCRIRGWQGKQSSYAARLQLVNFFLMSITIYWCQIFVLPKKVIKVVNALCRAFLWKYNDKDMKPVYTKGGRWMIFNPPPISSWVNRKLCKVKDHMNTWVNSATYNIKTVYKELIGSSAHVSWSKLVWHRISLPKASFIFWMTMLNKLKIKDHLMRSGVTPDDCCPLCCMACESIAHLFFSCSFSCQ; this is translated from the exons ATGTCTTTACCTTTTGGTAAGTTTCCTTTTAAGCACTTGGGGGTGCCTTTGAACTCTAAAAGTTTAGCAGTCATAGATTGTGAAAAGTTGATGGATAAAATGACTTGTAGAATCAGAGGTTGGCAAGggaaacaatcgtcatatgctgcTCGCTTACAacttgtgaatttttttttgatgagtATCACCATCTATTGGTGTCAGATTTTTGTTCTTCCgaaaaaagtgattaaagttgtGAATGCTCTTTGTAGAGCCTTCTTATGGAAGTATAATGATAAGGATATGAAGCCTG TGTATACTAAGGGTGGTCGTTGGATGATCTTTAATCCTCCTCCCATTTCAAGTTGGGTCAATCGAAAATTGTGCAAAGTTAAAGATCATATGAACACTTGGGTCAACTCTGCTACCTATAACATTAAAACAGTCTATAAAGAGTTGATTGGGTCTTCTGCTCATGTTAGCTGGAGTAAGCTTGTTTGGCATCGTATCTCTCTTCCGAAAGCAAGCTTTATCTTTTGGATGACAATGCTTAATAAGTTGAAAATAAAGGATCATTTGATGAGAAGTGGCGTGACTCCTGATGACTGCTGCCCTCTTTGCTGTATGGCTTGTGAGTCTATTGCTCATTTGTTTTTTAGCTGCAGTTTTAGTTGTCAATGA